GACCGTAAACACGGCCGGGCGCCTGTTCACTATCCACATGAAGATGTAAGAGACATCTTGGAAGATACATATGGCGTCATTGTGTATCAGGAACAGATTATGATGATAGCTTCCCGTATGGCGGGGTTTTCACTAGGAGAAGCGGACCTGCTGAGACGGGCAGTCAGCAAAAAGAAAAAAGAAATCCTAGATAGAGAGCGGAGCCATTTTGTTGAAGGGTGCTTAAAAAAGGAGTATTCTGTAGACACTGCAAATGAAGTCTACGATTTAATCGTCAAATTCGCAAACTATGGCTTTAACCGAAGCCATGCGGTGGCATACAGCATGATCGGCTGCCAGCTTGCGTATTTGAAAGCTCATTATCCGTTATATTTTATGTGCGGATTGCTGACAAGCGTCATTGGCAATGAGGATAAAATATCTCAATATCTTCACGAAGCAAAGGGGAGCGGGATTCGTATCCTTCCTCCGTCAGTGAACAAAAGCAGTTTTCCGTTTACAGTTGAAGACGGATCTGTCAGATACAGCCTCCGCGCGATAAAAAGCGTAGGCGTCTCAGCAGTTAAAGATATATATAAAGCGAGAAAAGAGAAACCATTTGAAGATCTTTTCGATTTCTGCTTTCGCGTGCCGTTAAAAAACGTCAATCGCAAAATGCTTGAAGCACTTATTTTTTCTGGTGCGATGGACGAATTCGGCAAAAACCGGGCGACGCTGCTCGCATCCATTGACGTTGCTTTGGAACATGCTGAGCTATTCGCGGCGGACGATGACCAAATGGGATTGTTTTTAGATGAATCGTTTTCGATTAAGCCGAAGTATGTGGAGACGGAGGAACTTCCGCTTGTGGATTTACTTGCGTTTGAAAAAGAAACACTTGGCATTTATTTTTCAAATCATCCGCTTTCTGCCTTCCGAAAACAGCTGGCTGCGTATGGGGCAGCGTCCATTCTGCAGGCCCAGCAGACTGTCAAAAGGCCGCTATCTCTCGGGGGCCTGCTGTCGAAGATCAAAACGATTCGGACGAAAACAGGTCAAAACATGGCGTTTTTAACGCTCAGTGATGAAACAGGCGAAATGGAGGCCGTTGTCTTCCCTGAACAATTCAGACAGCTTTCTCCCGTTTTAAGAGAAGGCGCTCTATTGTTCACAGCAGGCAAATGTGAAGTAAGGCAGGATAAGGTCCAGTTCATCATGTCCCGGGCAGAATTATTAGAAAATATGAATGCGGAAAAAGCGCCATCGGTTTATATAAAAATAGAAAGCAGTCAGCACAGCCAGGAGATCCTGGCAAAGATAAAGCGCATTTTGCTGGAGCATAAGGGGGAAACAGGCGTTTATCTCTATTATGAAAAGCAAAAACAGACGATTAAGCTTCCTGAGTCGTTTCATATCAATGCAGATCACCAGGTGTTATATCGCTTAAAAGAGCTGTTGGGTCAAAAAAACGTCGTTTTAAAACAGTGGTAACGATGAACTTTTTGTTATACAATTGGAGCAATTATGTCATCCTGTTTAAATATTCAGATAGATTATTAACTCCGCAGAATGCAGCAATCAACGCACCAGTATACGAATCAAAAATATCCATAAGGAGTGTTTAGGAGAATGTCATTAAGAGAAGAAGCATTACACCTGCATAAAGTCAATCAGGGGAAACTGGAATCTAAATCGAAGGTAGAAGTCAGAAACGCGAAAGATTTAAGCCTAGCGTATTCCCCTGGTGTTGCAGAACCGTGTAAGGATATTCATGAAGACATTAACAAAGTATATGAATATACAATGAAGGGGAACATGGTAGCAGTTGTAACTGACGGTACAGCTGTGCTTGGCCTTGGAAATATCGGCCCTGAAGCCGCGCTTCCTGTTATGGAAGGGAAAGCTGTTCTATTCAAAAGCTTTGCGGGCGTAGACGCGTTCCCGATTGCTTTAAACACAAACGATGTTGATAAGATCGTTGAAACTGTTAAATTGCTTGAACCGACATTTGGCGGCGTCAACCTTGAAGATATTGCTGCGCCAAACTGCTTTATCATTGAAGAGCGCCTCAAAAAAGAAACAAACATTCCAGTCTTCCATGACGATCAGCACGGTACTGCCATTGTAACGGTAGCAGGCCTTGTAAACGCGCTGAAACTGTCAGGAAAATCCATGTCGTCCATTAAAGTTGTCGCAAATGGCGCGGGTGCGGCTGGTATCGCGATTATCAAGCTTCTTCACCATTACGGCGTACGCGACATCGTGATGTGCGATTCAAAAGGAGCGATTTATGAAGGGCGTCCAGAAGGCATGAACGATGTCAAAAACGAAGTGGCGAAATTCACAAACCAAGACCGCAAAGACGGTTCTCTGAAAGATGTCATCGTGGACGCTGACGTATTTATCGGCGTATCTGTAGCAGGAGCGTTAACAAAAGAAATGGTGCAAAGCATGGCGAAAGATCCGATTATCTTTGCGATGGCAAATCCAAATCCTGAAATTATGCCTGAAGATGCGCGTGAAGCTGGCGCAAGCGTAATTGGAACGGGCCGTTCTGACTTCCCGAACCAAGTCAACAATGTTCTTGCATTCCCTGGTATTTTCCGCGGAGCGCTTGACGTTCGCGCCACTCACATTAACGAAGAAATGAAAATCGCAGCGGTTGAAGCTATCGCTTCATTGGTTTCAGAAGATGAGCTTAGCGCAGACTACGTCATCCCTGCACCGTTTGATAAACGTGTTGCGCCTGCTGTTGCGAAAGCTGTGGCAAAAGCGGCGATGGAAACAGGTGTCGCAAGAATTACTGTTGACCCTGAGGAAGTTGCTGAAAAAACGAGAAAACTTACGATTATTGGTGAATAATTTTCATTCATTCCATAAATGGCAGCGCGTTGGCCCGAAACCGGCGCGCTGTTTACAAGTTAAACTGGCGGCTGAAATTTTTTTAGGGGTTGGGCTTTAAAAAAATTTCAGCCGAGTTTAACGTTACGTTTGAATGCGCTGTCAACCTTGTTAGTTCAACACCTTATCTAATCTCATACGGGCTTTTTTGACGGCGTGATTGAATAAAAAGTTGTCGAATTGAGGATGACAGCGTTTGACAAAAAAAGTACAATAGTTTCGGTAAAGTTATTAGCAAGTCTATCGGTTGATGACATGCGGTGAAGAGAACCCTTCACAAAAGGGAGGTAATCATGTGTTAAAGGATATATTCACGAAAAAGAAAAAGTATGCTTCCGTACCGTCTGAGCAAGCGAAGCACGATGTTCCGGAAGGCATTATGACAAAATGTCCCAAGTGTAAAAAAATCATGCTCACTAAAGAGTTGGATAAAAATATGCGGGTATGCATGAACTGCAATTATCATTTCCCGATGAACGCAAAACAGCGTATCGAAAGTTTGATGGACGATGAATCCTTTGAGGAATTTAACCAAGGAATGTTATCAGAAAACCCGCTTGGTTTCCCGGGATATCTCGAAAAGCTTGAAAAAGATCGCGAGAAAACATCCTTAAACGAGGCTATTGTGACAGGCAAGGGCACCATCGGCGGACACCCGGCTGTGGTCGCCGTCATGGATTCTTCATTCAGAATGGGCAGCATGGGCTCAGTCGTCGGTGAAAAAATCACGCTTGCGATTGAAAAAGCAAAAGCTGATAAAGTTCCGTTTATTATTTTTACAGCTTCAGGCGGCGCGAGAATGCAGGAAGGCATATTAAGCTTGATGCAAATGGCTAAGACAAGCTCTGCCTTAAAACTGTTCAGTGAAGAACAGGGCCTCATCATCTCAGTAATGACGCATCCGACAACCGGTGGCGTATCGGCCAGCTTTGCTTCACTCGGAGATTATAATTTTGCTGAGCCTGGAGCGCTGATCGGTTTTGCAGGAAGACGGATTATTGAACAGACAATAGGTGAAAAATTGCCTGAGGACTTCCAAACGGCCGAGTTTTTATTAAAACATGGACAGCTTGATGCGGTTATCCATCGCGAAGACATGAAACAAACATTAGAAAATCTGCTGGATATGCATCAAACGGGAGGTGACATTGAGTGGCTGCAAGATTAGAATTTGAAAAACCGGTAATTGAACTGCAAACGAAAATCGCCGAATTGAAAAAATTCACCCAAGACTCGGATATGGATCTGAGTGCGGAAATTGAACGGCTCGAAGACCGTCTCGCTAAGCTTCAGGATGAAATCTACAAAAATCTGAAGCCTTGGGACCGGGTTCAAATCGCTCGTCTGCCGGACCGTCCGACAACGCTTGATTATATTGAACATCTGTTTACCGACTTTTTTGAATGTCACGGAGATAGAGCATACGGTGACGATGAAGCTATTGTCGGCGGCATTGCGAAGTTCCATGGCCTTCCTGTAACAGTAATCGGGCATCAGCGCGGCAAAGATACGAAAGAAAACCTTGTCCGCAATTTTGGAATGCCGCATCCTGAAGGCTATCGAAAAGCGCTTCGTCTCATGAAGCAGGCTGACAAATTCAACAGGCCGATTATTTGTTTTATCGATACGAAGGGAGCATACCCGGGACGAGCAGCGGAAGAAAGAGGACAAAGCGAAGCCATTGCCAAAAATCTCTTTGAGATGGCTGGCCTTCGAGTGCCTGTTATCTGCATCGTCATCGGTGAAGGCGGAAGCGGCGGAGCCCTTGGTCTCGGTGTGGGAAACCACTTGCATATGCTGGAAAACTCTACTTATTCAGTTATTTCTCCGGAAGGTGCCGCGGCACTGTTATGGAAGGACTCCAGTCTTGCTAAAAAAGCAGCAGAAACAATGAGAATCACTGCGCCCGATTTAAAAGAATTAGGTATTATAGATCATATGATAAAAGAAGTAAAAGGCGGAGCGCACCACGATGTTAAGCTGCAGGCAAGCTATATGGACGAAACCCTTAAGCAATCGCTAAAAACGTTGCTGAAGCTGGGCGAAGAAGAATTAGTCCAGCAGCGGTATGAAAAATATAAAGCAATTGGCAAAGTCTCGAATGAAGAACAATTTATCGGGGTAAACTAAATAAACGTGAAGCCTTTGGCTCACGTTTCTTTTTTGTGACATTCTTTAAATTTTATTTAAAAACAATTTATTTAATTGTATAATAGGTAAGGTTTCATAGGGAGGATGGAG
The Bacillus vallismortis genome window above contains:
- the maeB gene encoding NADP-dependent malic enzyme translates to MSLREEALHLHKVNQGKLESKSKVEVRNAKDLSLAYSPGVAEPCKDIHEDINKVYEYTMKGNMVAVVTDGTAVLGLGNIGPEAALPVMEGKAVLFKSFAGVDAFPIALNTNDVDKIVETVKLLEPTFGGVNLEDIAAPNCFIIEERLKKETNIPVFHDDQHGTAIVTVAGLVNALKLSGKSMSSIKVVANGAGAAGIAIIKLLHHYGVRDIVMCDSKGAIYEGRPEGMNDVKNEVAKFTNQDRKDGSLKDVIVDADVFIGVSVAGALTKEMVQSMAKDPIIFAMANPNPEIMPEDAREAGASVIGTGRSDFPNQVNNVLAFPGIFRGALDVRATHINEEMKIAAVEAIASLVSEDELSADYVIPAPFDKRVAPAVAKAVAKAAMETGVARITVDPEEVAEKTRKLTIIGE
- the accD gene encoding acetyl-CoA carboxylase, carboxyltransferase subunit beta; this translates as MLKDIFTKKKKYASVPSEQAKHDVPEGIMTKCPKCKKIMLTKELDKNMRVCMNCNYHFPMNAKQRIESLMDDESFEEFNQGMLSENPLGFPGYLEKLEKDREKTSLNEAIVTGKGTIGGHPAVVAVMDSSFRMGSMGSVVGEKITLAIEKAKADKVPFIIFTASGGARMQEGILSLMQMAKTSSALKLFSEEQGLIISVMTHPTTGGVSASFASLGDYNFAEPGALIGFAGRRIIEQTIGEKLPEDFQTAEFLLKHGQLDAVIHREDMKQTLENLLDMHQTGGDIEWLQD
- the accA gene encoding acetyl-CoA carboxylase carboxyl transferase subunit alpha, producing the protein MAARLEFEKPVIELQTKIAELKKFTQDSDMDLSAEIERLEDRLAKLQDEIYKNLKPWDRVQIARLPDRPTTLDYIEHLFTDFFECHGDRAYGDDEAIVGGIAKFHGLPVTVIGHQRGKDTKENLVRNFGMPHPEGYRKALRLMKQADKFNRPIICFIDTKGAYPGRAAEERGQSEAIAKNLFEMAGLRVPVICIVIGEGGSGGALGLGVGNHLHMLENSTYSVISPEGAAALLWKDSSLAKKAAETMRITAPDLKELGIIDHMIKEVKGGAHHDVKLQASYMDETLKQSLKTLLKLGEEELVQQRYEKYKAIGKVSNEEQFIGVN